From a single Octopus sinensis linkage group LG5, ASM634580v1, whole genome shotgun sequence genomic region:
- the LOC115212299 gene encoding mitochondrial import inner membrane translocase subunit Tim23, whose product MDSGGDPSSKRAFFNPYSSSDPTMAAGVSAGGMGSVMSPYLNFDPAYIGADSGSDFIFPEGASRQRGRLELAFSQIGGSVFAGAAVGGLNGLYSGFRETSTAQLTGAVRRTQMLNFITKQGASSAQSLGVIALMYSVIGVLLQLGRGVDDEINTLTAATSTGLLYKSSAGLKKCVRAGGIGFSLAAAYCLFSNRDRIKSMLNSD is encoded by the exons ATGGACAGCGGTGGAGATCCTTCGTCGAAAAGAGCATTCTTTAATCCATATTCCAGTTCTGATCCAACAATGGCAGCTGGAG TTTCGGCCGGGGGCATGGGTAGTGTAATGTCACCGTACCTAAATTTCGATCCAGCGTACATTGGAGCA GACAGTGGATCAGACTTCATTTTCCCAGAAGGTGCAAGTCGACAACGTGGTAGACTTGAACTAGCTTTCTCTCAGATTGGAGGTTCTGTATTTGCAG GAGCAGCTGTAGGAGGTTTAAATGGTTTATATTCAGGCTTCCGAGAAACAAGCACAGCCCAGTTGACAGGGGCTGTACGACGAACACA GATGTTAAACTTTATCACAAAACAAGGTGCTTCTTCAGCTCAATCTTTAGGTGTTATTG CTTTGATGTACAGTGTCATTGGTGTCTTACTGCAGCTCGGCCGTGGCgttgatgatgaaataaatacactAACGGCAGCCACAAGCACTGGTCTGCTTTACAAATCGTCTG CTGGTTTGAAAAAGTGTGTACGTGCAGGTGGAATTGGTTTCAGCTTGGCTGCTGCTTATTGCTTATTTTCCAACCGAGACAGGATCAAATCTATGCTAAATTCtgattaa